AGTCACGGTgaatgaaaaatcaataaatgcacaaatctatctggtaaaaatacatttagatGTCATCGTGGGGACTTGACACATTCTTGGACTGTAACAAAGCAGGTGAAGGAAGAATATTAAAGCTGAGCTTTATTTAGAGAACCACAGAGACTCTGAGTGGAAgtcaaaaaatgtaaaatgcaaataattgggagagaaaagacacagtggcaggaaacactgatggtgaagcagcagattgaagagaagctcctcctcctgtcagtccctctcagttccagtgggctattaaattgctcctccagcacctcctctcctcatcctccaaagcctgaatctgtcagcagtaaagtcactttccaggttgatagtcagcacacagtggcaacatgctggagagcctctgcactctcatcactgctctaacatgtgaggaggctgacttactgcagctctgagctcatgctgggttcatcagtctgtgtctttctcttgacttcatgtcctcttgttgtttccaggtgtgagtgctgtgacggtgctgacacagaagcccactgttgtgtctctgagcagaggagagtcagtcaccatggactgtaacctgggaactgtTACTAACAGTGCTGCTCGctggtataaacaggttccaggaggagttcctcagtttgTACTGAGCTGGCATAgcagctggagttctgtcacatatggttctggtttctcttctccaagattcacttctactcatcagtcaacaacagattatcgtttgatgatcaataatctggaggagggagactcagcagtctATTACTGTCAAACATGGGACGGCTCTGCTAAAGAGTAcgtatcacagtgattcagactgtgacaaaaacctcctcactcaatacttctgctttttagtgtctgatacatcagctcatgttcagtctcactaaattacaaatcaactcatgttcacactcagtttctcagagaaactttcagattgttggaaactttctgctgtttcatcactgaaaataacaagaaccaaAAGCAACTCCCTcactcatccttcatcctccatcatcatcattaaaatacacctttaagTCATCAAAACGACTTTATGGGGAATATGATGAAGAGTATGTTGATTAAAGTTCTAACAGAGAATCtgttgtgatgatgataatgaagatgatgataatgatgatgatgatggtaatgattgTTATGATGATGctaaagatgatgatggtgatgaggatgataaCAATGATGATTGTGActatgatgatgaagatgatggtggtgccgatcaggatgatgatgatgttaatGATGACGACGATAATGATAATGaattgtgatgatggtggtggtgccgatgatgataatgatgttgatgatgatgatgaagaggatgatgtggGACCCAGAATGCCTGGCATGTATAGGGACATGGACCATTctaatatttaatttatttaatttttgttattttgcatgtaatCCTGTTCAGtagttaaaaagaaacatttatgtACGAGAGCAtatgtaatgttttagtgtgttgctggtggttaaaatgaGTGAGGCTCACGCAGGCATTTTTGGGGCAGCTTAGGTgcttcagaggaaaaaagagagcgcGCAGATTCTAAAAGAGACCGGGGTGAAGCATGAGACAGGACGGTAGGCTCCACGTTGTGTTCCTGTGTTGACCGCTGgattaaagttataaaaagaacCCACCCATGCACGCCTGGACAGTCAGTTATTGTATCCAAGTGTGCAACAAATAttggaggcactgctgggattAATTGACGTCGAGTCACGTTTGACGAGAACGCGCACAGAGAGCTTGGAGTGATGACGACGGGAGCGCGCAGCTTCGGTGGCGCAGCCGCCTCGGACATGCAGGATCTTGAGGAGCTGGCAGACACAGTGTCACGGAGACTATGGCTGCTGcaactggatcagctgaaaGAGGTGTGTGTCTTGGCCAAGATCTCATGCGGAAATGCCACAACAAGACGGGCGTTAATCAGTCGGATCACAGAGTCTTTGGACAGTACTATTAgtacagaagaggaggatgttgctTTGTATTTTCTCAAGAACATATTAAAATCAGTGGAACAGATTAAAGAAATtgatgaagacacagagacagatgaaaaTGCAGAGAACACAGAACAAGATATCCAGCAAACGGCAACAGAAATGAGCCTAGCAGAGAAGTATTCACAGCTCCAGAAGAACAGTCAAGCTCTGCAGGATGAAGTGAGGAggttgagtgagagagtgaacAGTGCATCACTCAACCTACCATCAGCTCCACAAGTTGTgccacctgcagctgtgaaCAGACTCCCAGAAGTGACAATAAGGAAAGATTTCAAGATTTGTGGTCAGATAGGGGAAAGGGGGCAGAAAGACCGGCTCTCGTACACAAACCTTATGCATCAGATTGACAGAGGCCTTAGTAGGGGACACAGCGAGGATGAAGTTGTGGAAGCTGTGGTCAAGTCAATCAGCCCAGGTTTGACTATTCGAGATATGCTTGAAATAAAAAGTGACCTCACCCTTACCCAGTTAAAGACCATACTAAAGGGACACTTCAAAGAGGACAGTTCAATAGACTTGTATCACAGACTAGTCAACATGACACAGGACAGTCGTGAGTCACCCcaaaacttcctgtttagaGCCATTGAGTTAAAAGAGAGACTTTTGCTTGCTTCAAGAGAGGTCGGGTCAGATGAACAGTATAGCCCTGAGCTTACTCAGAAGAAATTCTTATGGTCAGTTAGTACTGGACTATTAAGTGATGATTAAGTTCCATCTTAAACCCTTTCTTGATGACCTGACAGTGACGGATGAGGTACTCATTGACAGGGACCTGCCCACCAAACTAAAACAAGTGTTTAGAGAGGATGTGGAGTGTGTAAAGAGCAAGGATTAGGTGACCAGTGTGGACACTGTTTCAAGTGTGGACAGTCAGGGCATTTTTCtagaggctgcagaggacaaaGATTGGTAGAGAGATCTGACAGCATGAGGGTGACAATGTAGACTGCCGGGCCCCAGACACCATCAACATCGAGCCAACCAGGAACAGATGACCGGGTGCACGGACTTCTATGTGACCACATCAggcagctggaggcggagcttgagaGGGGTCGGGAGGCCCGACAGGCTGTGAGTGCCACTTATGCCAGCCATCTCTCCCTACATCGTCAAGCTAAGCTTAAGGCTCTCATTGGAAAAAAATGCATTGTGAATTGTTTCTTTGATGGAGTAGCAACAACCGCCCTGTGGGACACGGGTTCACAAGTAACCATCATCAATGAGAgttggaggagatcctgccttTCACACACCACACTTCGCAGCATGGAGGAGCTTCTTGAAGAGAATGAGACGCTTGTTGGTAGAGCTGCAAACCAGACACCCATACCTTTTGCAGGCTGGGTTGAACTGACATTTGAGCTAGGGTCAAACAGAGGTCCACAGCCAGAGCTACATGTGCCAGTcctgtcttaaaaataaataaaaatataaataaagtgaaggtgaactctgacctagttcaaaggtcagtattgtgcgcatgaaagaacctttgcgcttgtggagaataaagtAGCGGGCAGTGGAGtacaattttctaccccaaaaacatggcaaaaagaagacagtaaatttatcagtttcaaagtgaatgggaggaagagtaatttttta
The window above is part of the Takifugu flavidus isolate HTHZ2018 unplaced genomic scaffold, ASM371156v2 ctg591, whole genome shotgun sequence genome. Proteins encoded here:
- the LOC130520919 gene encoding immunoglobulin lambda-1 light chain-like isoform X1; this translates as MLESLCTLITALTCVSAVTVLTQKPTVVSLSRGESVTMDCNLGTVTNSAARWYKQVPGGVPQFVLSWHSSWSSVTYGSGFSSPRFTSTHQSTTDYRLMINNLEEGDSAVYYCQTWDGSAKEYVFGPGTKLIVTSSSLPPPVLTVFPPSRAELQSNKVTLVCLSRLSAPLAEVSWLLGDTSVSSGISTSTPVQQADQTFQISSHLSILTSDWDAQKVYTCKVSVGSQTAEKSLKKSECEE